Within the Nicotiana tabacum cultivar K326 chromosome 11, ASM71507v2, whole genome shotgun sequence genome, the region tgattaaggaacaaaatatcAGTGTTTAATTCATGAAAGTCAGTAGAAAAAggtggagttagggcttgagattatgagACTTTCTATggatgatttgaggggtcaaatgaactccgattttcgagctctttatatgtacggactcgtgagaTGATGAAGAACATTTTGGTATAAAGTTTGTCTAGTTCCGGGATGCGggatcgggggtcgggttttgactaaTTTCGGGTTTTATGCTTAAAATCGATATTTTTCAATTGGAATTCATTTGTTTAGCATAATTTGATGATAAAAATCTGAACTTGGTAGATTTGGAGCACTTGAAAGTTGGTTCGAGAGGCAAGCATGTTGCAGAGTAGCTTTTCgggctagttcgaggtgagtaatgattttaaatgctgttctgagggtataaaaccccagaTTATACAACGTTTGgctgtgttgaggtgacgcacacactagatgacgagcgtagggtcgtgcaccattggggattgtgacttagtccatcccgaatgactatttttctgtatatttggtagctaattatttgatattattatactttgggctaaatgccatatttgggcttcgtgccaactgtttgaaccTTTAGAGGATCGTTAATGATATTTTCCTCACTATTTGATTTCATACTTGTGCTCAGTCATGCCAGATCTTTcaatgttttcaaaactcagctatGTTAATCTGTTTTAGAAAccttaaatgatgttttaaagatattttgagctgagctgcatatttttactattgcccgaagggcttatgagattctgactgaataaggcgagggcctgtattgtgaggatacttttgggtcaggctgcatgccacaacagtgatacactaattatgatAATGAGGTCAAGGGCTTGAgattgtatgccacgaggtggcttgatattgatatgaggccgagagcctgtttatgatgccacgagatggcttgatattgtgcttaggccgtaaggggcccatccaggagtctgcacacccccagtgagcgcgggtacccattgtgacatgagatatagcccgaggggctaatttgATATTATTGTGACTGAGGGGCAGTTCTTATGTGTTTACCATTCCTAGTTGTTTTTCCTATCTATTGTTAactgcttaaaaaggtgtttttatgagatttcattgTTAAATTGTGTTACTAATTTTGTTATGCCTCTGATAGCTAAATGTTGTGTTTAACGTGATTTTATATcgttcagtcttcatttattcttattactcactgagttggaagtactcattttactccctgcacctctgatcgcagcctactccacactactaaaaagtaggaagagagggtcacaatagcttttacccgatttgtgggtcgggatTGATTTCCATAGatagctaggaatggagtcgagtatctatttaggttgggattgcgtattggttccaaattgcacttctattcatttttgggttttctttatattctactattatcaaactacaaattataataGCTACTAGATTAACTATGAGTAAATTGCTACATGTTGTATCTAATAGTTTAAAAGAAactagggtagtggcatcctcctaggtggccaattgacgggtaattgaacctaaggcatgattgacatgattggggaatatgctataaccgttgcacaattttacccactctcacacctctcggtagagagagtgattttgcccaattgactttctcaagaccaatagggtaggcaaatttgctcaagcaactggggttcaagtcgggtattactctctcgaggtttaaccctttaagtgggactatcaattctcttgagtccatcccaattccttgttgggtcaatttcggagacttaggctctctttctcaagaagaacccaagtcaacttagcacaaactagtatttgcaaccactaattcatatATTAAActatgaaattgacccaaataacaaacaccatagtcaatctaaccttaaatcacaatacccatcaattactcacactaggtttgagccacaaccctagctaatgggtctagctgctcatgcttgaagagaaaaacagagaaatagatgaagataaagacatattatttaattgctaaggtaaatacaaagattcaatgataaaaactaagtaaaaatgcccaaaatggctaagaaaagtcttctcacgagcgcagctaacGTCTGATAATATCTgatgccctaaaaatggaaaaatgttctatttatactaagctaaaaaaactggacaaaattgcccctacggggttagtgcggaccgcacaaaatggtgtgcggccgcactaggctcttgaacttgCAATCTTGACTCTCTGAACCCAGGCcccgcgaaccgcacaaaatagATTGTGGTCGCGGAGGCTTCTAGCACAGTCCACACAAACTCGATCGCGGACCGCACAGGCTTGAACCTCTGAACCTTGTCTTTGCGAACCGCACAGAATGGGAGTGCAGCCGCAGAGGTCCATTGCGGACTGCAAAAGTGTAGTACGGCCGCATTGCTTCGAAGCCTGAAATGCTGAGTCTCTGAACCtctctagtgcggaccgcacaaagtgtagtgcggccatACTAGACCTGTTTTTCCTGAGTTtatcttgtctttggtacttgtgcaagttccACTCCTTTtaagctgatctttgacatcttgtcactttgttgatcaaacctacaatcaagtacaacttatgagccttttgggactattttgtatgaatttataattaaagcgcaagcaagaaggagcataaaatgcgtcaaaatccctagttatcaaacTCTGTGTGCAGATTTGGGCAATACAGGTCCAACTACTGAGGGTTGACAGTTCCAGCAGATCTTCGGAGGTTTACTAGGTAGATGCTTGGCGATTCGCAGCCCAGTGCaacctccctctatcttatttcttttttgattcAGTTATTTAGTAGTGGAGTAGACTTTCAGACTGGTAGTattgttttagatgctcatgactagtgacaacccgatgtcgggttgtgttGCCTTTTATTTTCGCAAATTATACTGTTAaatgcttattttgggattttatttctgattaaagacttagtagttattattttaattgcttaaagtgaattggaagtgagtcggctggccttgtcttcatgagaggcaccatcacgatcgggttgggtttagggtcgtgacactgagCTTCTTGATATTGTACTCTGCTTCTTTGATTTCTGGGTAATGAGTGATTCACCATGCTTCACTATGAAACCTGTAATTGACTTCCTGGTGTTTGGGCATGATACCCAATCCGCATCACAGAATGTTGTCAATGTGTTGTTCTTTTTATTGCTCATTAATACTCCCATTCCAGGTGCCATCTTCATATATTTCACCACTCCTAAAGTTGCTTCCCAATGTGATTGTTTAGGTTGTTGCATGAACTGACTGAGAGTCTGCACTGCATAGGCAATGTCTGGCCTAGTCATGGTCAGGTACAACAACTTTCAAATCAACCTTTGATACTGCAATTTGTCCTCCAACAACTCATCTTCTCTAGTTCCAGCTACTTCATCAAGATCCTTTGTTGTAAGCTTTTGATTGAATTCTAAAGGAGTTCCAATTGGTTTGGCAGCACTCAACCCTAAGTTTGCTATCAGGTCCAGAGTGTATTTTATTTGGTTCATCAAGATGCCCTTGTGTGATCTAGAGAATTCAATGCCCAAAAAATACTTCAATTCATCAAGGTCCTTCATCTTGAAAGCTTGTTGTAAGTCTTGTTTAGTGGACTCTATCAAACTCATGTCACTACCTGCAATTAATATGTCATCAACATAGTCCAAGACTACTGCAATGCTCTTATCTTGTCTATTAGTAAACAAGGAATGATCTAGTGAGCTTTGATTGAAGCCTAGGCTGAGTAGGGCATCTGTTAATTTAACATTCCACTGTCTGCTagcttgctttaatccatataagGATTTTACAAGTCTGCATATTGTATTCTTCTCCCCTAACTTGAAAAGCCTTGTGTAAGTTGCATGTAGACTTCATCATATAAGTCTCCTTGAAGAAAAGCAGTGTAGACAACCATTTGGTGCAAATGCTAACCTTCACTAGTTGCTAGAGACATCACTGCCCTAACAATGACAATCTTCCCTACAAGAGCGAAGGTTTCATTATAGTCCAATCCCTCCTGTTGACTGTATCTCTTAGCTACTAGCCTAACTTTGTATCCTTCAACATCCCCTTTAGCCTTATATTTAACTTTGTAGACCCATTTACACCCAATGGGCACCTTGCTTGGAGGTAGTCTATCTAATTCCCAAGTCTTATTATCTTCAAGAGCCTTTAACTCTGTCTGCATGGCATCAATCCAAAGTGGATCTATATAGGCTTCATGAAAGGTTTGTGGTTCTACTATAGAGATGGATGCAGCTAAGGATTGCCTGTAGGAGGGTTTGAGTCTGTCATAAGCAATACTGGCATGAATGGTGTGTGGTGGTTGTGTTGTGCTCTTGGGATTTGATCCAATAATGAAGTCTATCATCCATGTTGGTTGTTGTTTGTTTCTCTGAGACTGTCTCAAAGGTGCATTAAAAGAATCAGGAACTGACACTACTGTATGAGGATGAGGGAAATTAAAAACATCAAGAGGTGAATCAGGTGCAAGTATGGGATCATCAGTGGGTATAGTGTCTGGCATATGATCAGTTGATTCTCCAGTTGGTGAAGCAGGTATGACAAGATCAGGCAACTCACTATGCTGCGATGATTGATCTGGTGGGACTTCAGAGTCTGCTGCAAAGGGAGTATCAAGTTCAGGAACATGATAATTGTCTTCTATATGGCTGGTGTTCTCTGAAGACATCAGCCAAGGTGCATCATTTAAGAAGAGTTTGGAACTATCGTTAGATATGTACTTGAAAAGGAACATATTTTCTCTGAAAGTAACATCTTTGTTAACAAAAAAGGAATGGTTAGCTAAATCATACAGTATATATCCTTTTGTTACTTTTGAGTATCTCATCAATGCTGTAGTCACTTGCTCTTGGTCCAAATTTGTCATGTAAAGGTAGCCTTTTTGCATAACATAAGTATCCTAGCACCCTCAGATGACTCAAGCTAGGCCTTCCCCCATATAAGACTTCATATATACTCTTGCCTTATAGAGTTATTGAAGGCATTCTATTGATGATGTATGTGGCAGCCAAAACACAATGACCCTAGAATTTAAGTGAAATTCCTCCCTGAAATCTAACAGCCCTGGCAACCTCCAAAACAGGTCTCTGCTTTCTCTTTACCACCCTATTTTGTTGGGGTGTGTAGACACAAGTTCTTTGATGTACTATCCCAAGAGATAATAAGAGCTCCTTGCATTCATTGTTTATGAACTCACTTCCAATGTCAGATCTGATTGCTCTAATTGCTTTCTTGAATTGTGTTTGCACCATTTTAAAAAACTATCTTAAAATAACTACATCAtcacttttcaatttcaacaaaaACAACCAAGTAACTCTAAAATGATCATCAACAATGGTAAGAAACAGTTTATTGCCATCATAAGTCTGTACAATGTAAGGGCCCCATACATCTATATGTAGCAATGGAAAGCTTCAGTAGTCATAATAATACTATTGTGAAATGGAAATCTAGTATGTATAGATAGTGGGCAAACAGAACATTCTTGTATTGTTTTAGTACTATCTACTAAAGGCAAATCAAGACATTCTCAAATCACTTCAACGGGTGCATGCCTCATTCTCTTGTGCCACAGTCCAATGTCCATGTTCTCTGATCTGGTGTTCAAACTCTTAGCTGATACTGTGTTGTTCTCATTAGGAAATTGAGGTAATAGGTACAAGCCATCATTCTCTTTACCAATCCCCCTCACTCTGCCAGTGTAGAGGTCCTGGAACATATAAAAATCAGGCAGAAAAAGAACAGAACACTGTATCTCTTTAGTGATCTTAGATATTGACAAAAGATTAtatttaaaatcaggaacataTAGCACATTTCACTAATCCTCCTGCTATATGACAAGATCCAACATATGATACATCAGTAACACTACTATTTAGTAGATGGACCTTCTTAGTGTTAATTAAGTTTGATCCTTTCAAACAACATGGTTAAATCTGAAATCATGCAATTTGTTGCTCCTGTATCTACAATCTAGTTCCTAGAACTAGAATTAACCAATAGTGCTTTGATAATACCTGTCATATTGGCTGAACTCTCTGCATGATCATCTTTGTTGAGCAACTTTAGGATTTGATTATATTGTGCTGGTGTGAAGTATGGAGTTGGTAAACTAGCAGCAACAACATTAATACTATTGTTATGTCCACCAATATCTATTGCTTTATGTTCTTCAACTGTCACATTGTTAGTAGTGTTGTTGTTTGCAAAATTAGGGGTATTGTTTCCAAACCTTCTTTTAGGCTTAAAATCAGCTGGATAGCCTACGATTTTATAGCATTCTGCACGTGTATGTCCCTTCATCTTACAAAAATCACATGGCACATTATAATTCCTTTTTGTCTTTGCACAACTCTACTCCTAGCAACCATTAGAGATGTCATCTATGCTCCTTCAGTGGAGACATATGCAGCAGTCATGTTCCTTTGACTCTCTCACTTAGTGAGCATGGAATAGGCCTTATTCAAAATTGGTTGATAGTAGCCTATATTATGCAATGTAAATGCTATTTATGCTCTAAGTTAACCATACTTTATTGATATTTTAAGtgctaaatgataacaaaatgctctaattgagGTTTTTATGCTTTGCAGGAACTACTCCGAGTTAGGAGGAGGATATAGAGTGTTTTGGGGTCAAATAAGTAGATACAAGACCAATAGAGAAGAGCCTGGATGAAAACGAGCAAGAAAAGGCGAAGAAAAACTAGGCAACAACCCACCGTGACCGCGGTAAGGCCGCGGTGAAAGAAAGGCGAAAAACAGAAAGTTTAAAATGACCATGGTCGGACCGCAGTCGATATGGACTAGGACAGGAAAGTTTAAAGGCTAAAGTGTAAAATGTGGGAAACTTATGCTAACCCTatataaactcaacaaactcacCTAAGTCAAGGTTAAACTTGTTTTTAGACTcaattggaggcaagaacaagtgtgagaagatcaagaCACCATTAGAGTTTTTCATTCCTCTTCTTGTTATCATTATTTTGTGAATTATGAATGATTTTATAGTTTTATCTTGTTTTACCATGAGTAGCTAAAGATttaatctagggttgatggaaccaattgttagaTGAAGTTTTGACTCAGTTTGTTATAATCAAGCTGGGTTTATTATAGGcttgttcaactatgttttgtatggtgattaattgaatggacccttgattaatcgtgtctaactgccttgtgttgcttgagaaagaatactAGGTTAGattattgttgaacaacaccacttttgggtaattgaagagattcattacttgaatttaaaagtggggttagaaatagcgaaactttggtgggataatttagaGCTGCATAAATTATTAGCTAGAGTAGTTtgagagaatgctctagtaaattatcgtagttgatcgagagataattgcgGTAGCACATAGCTCATAATCCTCATTGAGTATTACAGCGAGATGATAGCAAAAAAGTTAAGAATTAATCTAGCAATTGAGGAAATCAATACCCTAGAtctttttaccattgaattatcttcAATTTGAAATATTGTTAGTTTTAAGAACATTTTACTCTAGTTAAAAAAATCCCaatatttattgataaaaatctTGCATCTGAAATTTGTTTGAGCTTGTACTAGCATCACTAAGAGTTGTAATatataggttagttccctgaggattcgactccagacttgtaaaccggatcatatttgcaatgaccgctttgtcttttataaggcatagttgggcgtgatcaaattttggcactgttgccggggaactaacggtgttattTATTGCAACTTTCAAGAATTGCTAGGATTATTAGTTCTGATAAAATTTCCGTGATGTAAAATATTCCCATTAAAATTCTCATAGTTGAGCTCTTTTGTAACTCGGGTACATGCCTAGAAGATCTTCGAGAACTGGTGAACTCTTTGAAGGACTCTCAGATCCCGAGAAAGCATTTCGGACATTGAACCGGGCTAACAAGAAGAGCAAACAGCTGAATAAAGCGAACAAATTGAAATTGAAATGGGTGACGTAGATAACGTCAACGGGAACATCAGGAATGATCAAGATGATCCAAACGTCAgagtggtggcacctcttgtgccagaagctgcACTTTATGGTTGGGCACAACCAACATCTAACAACCTGGCCACCGCCATTGCTATGCCCCAAATACAAGcggagacattccagatcaccaacaaCTTGCTGCATCTTCTGCAGAATAAGGGATTGTTCTCCAGATCACACATTGAAGACCCTCAATAACACCTGAAAAATTTTCTATCGATTTGTGTGACCCAAAGGCATCCAAATGTGACCCCAGAAGCCATCAAGTTGTTATTGTTCCCATTCTCTGTGAACAGTTCCTAAACAAGTTTTACCCGCCCAACAAGACTACAAGACAGATTGATGAGATATTGCAGTACAAGCAGCAGCCTACTGAGACCTTGCAGGAAACTTGGGAAAGATTCAAAGGGATGCTAGTGAAGTGTCCCCACCATGGTATTCCAGAGCAGATGCTCGTccagagattctacatggggTTAGCAGACAATTTAAAAGCCAATGAGATGCTTCAGTTGGGGGTGCATTCCTGAGCAAGACATTCACAAAGTGTAAAATccttcttgacaagatgtcctAGAATTCGGGGTGGATGGCGAGAGGTACAACCCTAACACCAATAGTGCATTCAGTTCCTCTTGACCCAAATAATTCACATGCAGAGAACATAGCCACACTTATGACTCAGATGAGTATACTGATGaagaagattgatgagatgggtacaaaGCAAGTGTATATCGTTGACACAACAAATGGAGGACTGTGTACACCTTGCATTAATCAGTCTTATGTGTGTTCATGGAGTGGAGAAGGTGACAACCAAGGGTTAAGAGAGGATATGAACTATGTCAACAATTTTGAGGGTCAAAGGCAAGGAGGACAACAATGGGGACCAACATCCAACCAGCAGTACAAACCAAACATGACACAACTTGGAGGTATGCGGCCGCAAGGCCAAATGGTGCCATATCAGAGACAACAGGGCTATCAACAGTAGCACCAGCAATAGTTGACATATCAGCCACCTCATCAGCAACAGGACAAcaacatggtagaaattaggggtat harbors:
- the LOC142165842 gene encoding uncharacterized protein LOC142165842, encoding MTNLDQEQVTTALMRYSKVTKGYILYDLANHSFFVNKDVTFRENMFLFKYISNDSSKLFLNDAPWLMSSENTSHIEDNYHVPELDTPFAADSEVPPDQSSQHSELPDLVIPASPTGESTDHMPDTIPTDDPILAPDSPLDVFNFPHPHTVVSVPDSFNAPLRQSQRNKQQPTWMIDFIIGSNPKSTTQPPHTIHASIAYDRLKPSYRQSLAASISIVEPQTFHEAYIDPLWIDAMQTELKALEDNKTWELDRLPPSKVPIGCKWVYKVKYKAKGDVEGYKVRLVAKRYSQQEGLDYNETFALVGKIVIVRAVMSLATSEGSDMSLIESTKQDLQQAFKMKDLDELKYFLGIEFSRSHKGILMNQIKYTLDLIANLGLSAAKPIGTPLEFNQKLTTKDLDEVAGTREDELLEDKLQYQRLI